The Mucilaginibacter terrenus genome has a segment encoding these proteins:
- a CDS encoding efflux RND transporter periplasmic adaptor subunit, translating into MKTTDSIYINSLRAALDPISSPSKLLIMKSILIAIIAIALFSCSPKPETAQAPPPPSLPVTSITAGTQTTYQEYPASIEGTVNVEVRPQVSGTLDRVFVDEGAFVHAGQSLFKINEQPYRAALNNALASLHAAEAAAVNAQLEVDKLTPLVANKVVSDYQLKTAKAAYQVAKANIESARANVSTAQINLGYTLIKAPVSGYIGRLIKKQGSLVAPQDVEALTQLSDVHDVHVYFSLGEKDFVNFKDQYPGETIAAKLKRLPPVTLLLSDNSEYAKEGRIDVVDGQFDKTTGAITVRASFANPQGLLRSGNTGKVRLGLQHTNALIVPESATVEMQDKVFVWAVADSNKVKKLPITIEGKSGNNYLVKDGIKVGDRIVLSGIDKLQEGAVIKPEPVAAEKAIASN; encoded by the coding sequence ATGAAAACGACCGACTCTATATATATAAACAGCCTTCGGGCAGCACTAGACCCTATTAGCTCACCATCAAAACTACTCATCATGAAAAGTATCTTAATTGCAATTATAGCGATAGCTTTATTTAGCTGTTCGCCAAAGCCAGAAACGGCGCAGGCTCCGCCTCCGCCATCATTACCGGTTACCAGCATTACAGCCGGTACCCAAACTACTTACCAAGAGTACCCTGCATCTATCGAAGGAACTGTTAACGTAGAAGTTCGCCCACAGGTAAGCGGCACATTAGACCGCGTATTTGTTGACGAAGGTGCATTTGTACACGCCGGGCAATCATTATTTAAAATAAACGAACAGCCATACCGCGCTGCTTTAAACAACGCATTAGCAAGCCTGCACGCGGCAGAAGCCGCAGCTGTTAATGCACAGCTTGAGGTTGATAAACTTACCCCGCTTGTTGCTAATAAAGTGGTGTCCGACTATCAGCTTAAAACCGCTAAAGCTGCTTACCAGGTAGCAAAGGCAAACATTGAATCTGCAAGAGCAAATGTATCTACCGCGCAGATTAACTTAGGGTATACCTTAATAAAAGCACCTGTAAGCGGTTACATTGGCCGCCTTATTAAGAAGCAGGGCAGCCTGGTTGCTCCTCAGGATGTTGAGGCATTAACCCAATTGTCTGACGTTCACGATGTGCACGTTTATTTCTCTCTGGGAGAGAAGGACTTTGTAAACTTTAAAGACCAATATCCGGGTGAAACTATAGCAGCTAAACTTAAGCGCCTGCCACCTGTAACACTGCTGTTGTCTGATAATAGCGAGTATGCTAAAGAAGGCCGGATTGATGTTGTAGACGGTCAGTTTGATAAAACTACCGGTGCAATAACTGTGCGCGCGAGTTTCGCCAATCCGCAGGGTTTACTCCGTAGCGGCAACACCGGTAAAGTGAGGTTAGGCCTTCAGCATACCAACGCATTGATAGTACCTGAGTCGGCTACTGTTGAAATGCAGGATAAGGTATTTGTTTGGGCAGTTGCAGATAGCAATAAGGTGAAGAAATTACCTATCACCATTGAAGGCAAAAGCGGCAACAACTATTTGGTTAAAGACGGCATAAAAGTAGGTGACCGGATAGTACTTAGCGGCATTGACAAACTGCAGGAAGGTGCCGTTATCAAACCGGAACCCGTAGCAGCTGAAAAAGCCATTGCAAGTAACTAA
- a CDS encoding efflux transporter outer membrane subunit: protein MKTLINRLAIILVVLTGCSVSKDVNTPKPELPASFRNAAATTTADTTSIADIEWKNFFADATLQKLIDSAITRNYDMQIAVKNIESAQLLFKQVKWNYLPSVGLNVTASTNRPSDNSLNGLSLNQFVGTKHIEDYNANLALSWEADIWGKIKNRQRAALATYLQTAEAKKAIQTNIVASVSQGYYNLLMLDEQLNIAQRNVTLNDSTLRIIRLQFDAGQVTSLAVQQAEAQRQAAQQLVPQFEQNIAIQENAIRILTGALPDKVERTARLNDQQVPDNISAGLPSAIVSRRPDVKSSELALTIANAQVGITKAQMYPALTITAQGGVNSFRASNWFNVPASLFGTVVGGVAQPLFARKQLRTQYEVAKVERERTVLQFRQSVLNAVGEVSDALVRIEKLKQQQAIAANRVKTLQQAIINANLLFRNGMANYLEVITAQGNVLQSELELASVKREQLSAVSELYRSLGGGWK, encoded by the coding sequence ATGAAAACGTTAATAAACAGGCTGGCAATAATACTGGTGGTACTTACCGGCTGTTCGGTATCGAAAGATGTCAATACACCTAAACCAGAGTTGCCTGCTTCCTTCAGGAATGCTGCGGCTACCACCACAGCCGACACCACCAGCATTGCAGATATAGAATGGAAGAATTTCTTTGCTGATGCTACCCTGCAAAAGCTGATTGACAGCGCTATCACCAGGAACTACGACATGCAGATCGCTGTCAAGAACATTGAATCTGCGCAACTGCTATTTAAACAGGTAAAGTGGAATTATCTGCCATCAGTAGGTCTTAATGTTACCGCATCAACAAACCGCCCTAGTGATAACAGCCTCAATGGCCTTAGCCTAAACCAGTTTGTAGGCACAAAGCACATTGAGGACTACAATGCTAACCTTGCTCTTTCATGGGAAGCTGACATTTGGGGTAAGATAAAAAACCGCCAGCGTGCAGCTTTAGCAACCTATCTGCAAACTGCCGAAGCTAAAAAGGCAATACAAACAAATATTGTTGCCAGCGTATCACAGGGTTATTACAACCTGCTGATGCTGGACGAGCAGCTAAACATTGCACAAAGGAATGTCACCTTAAATGATAGCACACTGCGCATCATCCGCCTGCAGTTTGATGCCGGGCAGGTAACTTCACTGGCTGTACAACAAGCCGAAGCACAACGCCAGGCAGCACAGCAACTGGTGCCGCAGTTTGAGCAGAACATAGCTATACAGGAGAATGCTATACGCATACTCACTGGCGCTTTGCCTGACAAGGTAGAACGCACTGCAAGGCTTAACGATCAACAGGTTCCGGATAACATTTCTGCAGGTTTGCCATCAGCTATTGTAAGCCGCAGGCCGGATGTAAAGAGTTCTGAACTGGCACTTACCATTGCCAACGCGCAGGTAGGCATTACTAAAGCGCAAATGTACCCTGCACTTACCATTACCGCGCAGGGTGGTGTAAACTCTTTCCGGGCAAGTAACTGGTTCAATGTGCCGGCATCTTTGTTCGGTACTGTGGTGGGCGGTGTTGCCCAGCCGCTGTTTGCACGCAAGCAGCTTCGCACCCAGTACGAGGTTGCCAAGGTTGAGCGTGAGAGAACAGTGCTGCAGTTCCGCCAGTCGGTATTGAACGCAGTAGGTGAGGTGAGCGATGCGCTTGTGCGTATAGAAAAGTTAAAACAGCAGCAGGCGATTGCGGCTAATCGTGTAAAAACACTACAGCAGGCAATTATCAACGCAAACCTATTGTTCAGGAATGGTATGGCTAATTACCTGGAAGTAATAACCGCGCAAGGCAACGTGCTGCAAAGCGAACTGGAACTTGCATCGGTGAAAAGAGAACAGTTGAGTGCTGTGTCTGAACTTTATCGCTCCCTCGGGGGCGGTTGGAAATAA
- a CDS encoding DUF417 family protein yields the protein MKLTKTGYTLGVVSTSLILLWIGIFKFTVTEANAIMPLVEHSFLMSWMYKVATVQAVSNFIGVFEIVTGALLIASFWNDKLGSIAGYLTIVIFATTLSFLFTTPGVWKIVEGVPTTEFFILKDLGYLAMGLMVLGKHSAHSKTITIA from the coding sequence ATGAAACTTACAAAAACAGGCTACACGCTGGGTGTAGTATCAACCTCACTCATCCTGCTGTGGATTGGCATTTTTAAATTTACCGTTACGGAGGCAAACGCTATAATGCCTTTAGTTGAACACAGTTTTCTGATGAGCTGGATGTATAAGGTGGCAACCGTACAGGCAGTATCTAACTTCATTGGGGTTTTTGAAATAGTTACCGGTGCTTTGCTCATTGCGTCATTTTGGAATGATAAGCTGGGCAGCATTGCAGGATACCTTACGATAGTAATCTTCGCGACAACTCTTAGCTTTTTATTTACCACTCCCGGTGTGTGGAAGATAGTTGAAGGCGTACCAACAACCGAGTTTTTCATCTTGAAGGATCTTGGTTACCTCGCCATGGGACTAATGGTCCTGGGGAAACATTCTGCTCATAGCAAAACCATTACTATTGCTTAA
- a CDS encoding efflux RND transporter permease subunit → MFKKFIERPVLSTVISILLVIVGILGLTKLPLERFPNIAPPAVLVTAVYPGANAETILRSVTPSLEEAINGVENMTYMTSTASNDGSLAITVYFKQGTNPDQAAVNVQNRVSQATSQLPAEVVQYGITTTKQQNSFIGALAIYTDDPKKYDATFVANYAQINIVPEIKRIPGVGSAQVFGGVKDYSMRVWLSPAQMAAYKITPAEVMAAIQDKNLEAAPGRFGERSDQSFEYIIKYKGKLTKPEEYQNIAIRANADGSVLHLKDVARVELGAYSYNSYSNLNGHDGVIIGIIQLSGSNANEIQIQIDKLMEKASKSFPAGIKYNQFYRTKTDLDESINQVEHTLVEAFILVFIVVFIFLQDFRSTLIPAIAVPVAIVGTFFFMNLFGFSVNLLTLFALVLAIGIVVDDAIVVVEAVHAKMEHDPSLSPKTATTEAMHEITGAIISITLVMAAVFLPVSFMTGSTGIFYRQFALTMAIAIIISAVNALTLSPALAALFLKNKHTADGHDAPKKGFADKFYAGFNGSFNYMTNKYVDGIKLLIRNKWVSMAGLALVIVATVFMVNKTKTGFIPTEDQGFVAIAVSTPSGTSLSGTNKIFKQAEDQLKTLPSARFVTALSGFNFLTQSSSPSAGVIFLLLKPTDERGDVKNIDEIQNIVRGKLGAVPGGTFFVFSFPTVPGFSNVEALDVVLQDKTNGKLDKFSGITNNFIAKLMQKPAVAYAFTSYKADYPQLELQIDDEKASQLGVNVKDILSTMQAYFGTAQASDFNRFGKYYRVVVQADVADRTDPTTIDRVFVKNNAGESVPINTLVKLTRVYGSETASRYNLFNSIEVNAIPKPGYSSGDAIKAIEETAKEQLPDGFTYEFSGQTREEISSGGQSAVVFMLCLIFVYFLLSAQYESYILPLAVILSIPTGIFGVFAVLGLTGIENNIYVQVALIMLIGLLAKNAILIVEFAVQKRRSGLSLVNAAIEAARLRLRPIIMTSLAFVFGLFPMSIATGPSAQGNHSISIGAAGGMVSGVLLGLFIIPVLFVIFQHLQEKISGVPFDRHRDEHGVKQQQLEGELA, encoded by the coding sequence ATGTTTAAGAAATTCATAGAAAGGCCGGTACTATCAACCGTTATCTCTATCCTATTGGTGATAGTAGGTATACTCGGCCTTACCAAACTGCCCCTGGAGCGTTTCCCGAACATCGCACCTCCGGCTGTGTTAGTAACCGCTGTATACCCGGGCGCTAATGCCGAAACAATACTACGTTCGGTAACACCTTCCCTGGAAGAAGCAATTAACGGTGTAGAGAACATGACCTACATGACCTCTACGGCAAGTAACGACGGCTCGCTGGCCATTACGGTGTACTTTAAACAAGGTACCAACCCGGATCAGGCCGCTGTAAACGTGCAAAACCGTGTATCGCAAGCAACAAGCCAGTTACCTGCCGAAGTTGTACAGTATGGTATTACCACCACCAAACAGCAAAATAGCTTTATTGGTGCATTGGCTATCTATACCGACGATCCTAAAAAGTACGATGCAACGTTTGTTGCCAACTACGCGCAGATCAACATTGTTCCCGAGATCAAACGTATCCCGGGTGTTGGTTCGGCACAGGTGTTTGGCGGCGTTAAGGATTACAGCATGCGTGTTTGGCTTAGCCCGGCGCAGATGGCTGCATACAAAATCACTCCCGCAGAAGTAATGGCCGCTATACAGGACAAAAACCTGGAAGCAGCTCCGGGCCGTTTTGGCGAACGCAGCGATCAATCGTTTGAATACATTATTAAATATAAAGGTAAACTTACCAAGCCTGAAGAATACCAGAACATTGCTATCCGTGCTAACGCAGACGGAAGCGTGCTGCACCTAAAGGATGTTGCACGTGTGGAACTAGGCGCTTATTCATATAACAGCTATAGCAACCTTAACGGGCACGATGGTGTAATTATCGGTATCATACAACTATCAGGTTCAAACGCCAACGAAATCCAGATACAAATTGATAAGCTGATGGAAAAAGCTTCAAAGAGCTTTCCTGCCGGCATCAAATACAATCAGTTCTATCGCACTAAAACGGATCTTGACGAATCTATAAACCAGGTTGAGCACACACTTGTAGAAGCCTTTATCCTGGTGTTTATAGTAGTGTTCATTTTCTTGCAGGATTTCCGTTCCACGCTTATCCCTGCCATTGCGGTTCCGGTGGCAATTGTGGGTACCTTCTTTTTCATGAACCTTTTTGGGTTCTCCGTTAACTTGTTAACGTTGTTTGCACTCGTACTCGCCATCGGTATTGTGGTAGATGACGCCATTGTGGTGGTCGAGGCCGTACACGCCAAAATGGAACATGACCCCAGCCTGAGCCCTAAAACAGCTACGACTGAGGCTATGCACGAGATCACAGGCGCCATCATATCTATTACCTTAGTTATGGCGGCGGTGTTCTTGCCCGTAAGCTTCATGACCGGCTCTACCGGTATATTCTACAGGCAGTTCGCATTAACTATGGCTATAGCCATTATTATTTCGGCTGTTAACGCTTTAACTTTAAGCCCCGCGCTTGCAGCTCTGTTCTTGAAGAATAAACATACTGCTGACGGACATGATGCACCTAAGAAAGGCTTCGCAGACAAGTTTTACGCTGGTTTTAACGGGAGCTTTAACTACATGACCAACAAGTATGTTGATGGTATAAAGCTGCTTATCCGCAATAAATGGGTGAGTATGGCAGGCCTGGCGCTGGTAATTGTTGCTACCGTATTCATGGTTAACAAAACCAAAACCGGCTTTATCCCTACAGAAGACCAGGGTTTTGTGGCTATAGCAGTGTCAACACCGTCAGGTACTTCGTTAAGCGGTACAAACAAGATATTTAAACAGGCAGAAGATCAGCTAAAAACGTTGCCTTCAGCACGATTTGTTACCGCCCTTTCCGGCTTTAACTTTCTAACACAATCAAGCAGCCCGTCTGCAGGTGTTATATTCCTTTTGTTAAAACCAACTGATGAAAGAGGAGACGTTAAAAATATCGACGAGATACAGAACATTGTAAGAGGAAAATTAGGCGCTGTACCCGGCGGTACGTTCTTCGTGTTTAGTTTTCCAACTGTTCCGGGCTTTAGTAATGTGGAAGCATTAGACGTGGTACTGCAAGATAAAACAAACGGAAAGCTGGATAAATTCAGCGGTATCACCAATAATTTTATTGCAAAGTTAATGCAGAAACCTGCTGTAGCCTACGCTTTCACATCGTACAAAGCAGATTATCCGCAACTGGAATTGCAGATTGATGATGAAAAGGCAAGTCAGCTGGGTGTTAACGTGAAGGACATCCTTTCTACCATGCAGGCTTACTTTGGTACGGCACAAGCATCAGACTTTAACCGCTTTGGTAAATACTACCGCGTAGTGGTACAGGCTGACGTCGCCGACCGCACCGACCCCACAACTATCGACCGTGTTTTTGTTAAAAATAATGCTGGTGAAAGCGTGCCAATCAACACACTGGTAAAACTGACCCGTGTATATGGTTCCGAAACCGCCTCACGTTATAACCTGTTCAACTCTATCGAAGTAAACGCTATTCCTAAACCAGGGTACAGCTCTGGCGATGCTATCAAGGCAATTGAGGAAACCGCTAAAGAACAACTGCCTGACGGCTTCACTTACGAATTCTCCGGCCAAACCCGCGAAGAGATATCATCAGGCGGGCAATCAGCAGTGGTATTCATGCTTTGTTTAATATTTGTGTACTTCTTACTATCTGCACAATACGAAAGCTATATCCTGCCACTGGCGGTTATCCTGTCTATCCCTACAGGTATATTCGGTGTGTTTGCTGTACTGGGCTTAACCGGTATTGAAAATAATATATACGTACAGGTAGCGCTCATCATGCTTATCGGGTTGCTGGCCAAGAACGCCATCCTTATCGTTGAGTTTGCTGTTCAGAAAAGGCGCTCAGGTTTAAGCTTGGTTAACGCAGCAATTGAAGCGGCTCGATTAAGGCTTCGCCCAATTATCATGACATCGCTTGCATTCGTGTTCGGGTTGTTCCCAATGAGTATAGCAACCGGCCCGTCTGCACAGGGTAACCACTCTATTAGTATAGGTGCTGCGGGTGGCATGGTGTCCGGAGTACTGTTGGGCTTGTTCATCATCCCGGTTCTGTTTGTAATATTTCAGCACCTGCAGGAAAAGATCAGCGGCGTACCGTTTGACAGGCACCGCGACGAGCATGGCGTAAAACAACAGCAATTAGAAGGAGAATTGGCATAA
- a CDS encoding TonB-dependent receptor: MMKKIVVLFALLASIGQAFAQSRVNFSGLVTDTHAAPIHGANVNLLNTNYSTVTDAKGAFRFNKVPAGTYTLHVSSIAFAAVNQTITIADGRQFTSIQLSEASNRLDEVVVTAQKSEESAQQVPFSISTLSAKQVQDYRVWNLKDITAIVPNLYSSNPGDNRNVTSIRGVATTSYDPAVATYIDGVNQFSLDTYIPQLFDVERVEVLRGPQGTLYGRNAMGGVINVITKQPTNETTGFAELNYGSYDQKRISLGMRTPLVKDKLYLGVAGLYTGFDGFYNNLYNNTKLDKQHTFMGNYYLKYLATQNFSLTLNVKNYANRNNGPFALAPSPADALATPFQVSQNATTKMVDNILNASLTANYAGKGFIFTSSSAYQKNYRYYTVPIDGDFSPVDAVTINNNYGPQFNKVEVGTQEFRFTSPASASKIRWTTGLYGFYRYAPTKSATGFGGDAAVNTNIERNYGWAAYAQATFVIDPKWDVTAGIRYDFEHKKGRVAGLYIPGGSDPIVSQNDSSATAHFNAFSPKVSLAYHASEANNLYATYSRGFRAGGLSQLGADPTQPPLYAFKPEYSNNFEVGSKNSLLNNKLRVNVSLFYIGINNAQVPTLILPQGLTVTRNAGKLHSKGAEAEVAATVLKGLDLSYNFGYTHARYTNLQVPSNGAVVNLNGNHQVYTPDITSMLAAQYAYPLDNKQTKLILRGEWRYLGDQYFDLANQIKQDGYSTFNARFGVSTKRFDLFVWGSNLSNKHYIDYAYDFGAAHLGNPRVYGATLSTRF, from the coding sequence ATGATGAAAAAGATAGTAGTACTGTTTGCTCTCCTGGCTTCAATTGGCCAGGCCTTCGCTCAATCCCGCGTAAACTTTTCGGGCCTTGTAACCGACACCCACGCAGCCCCCATCCATGGAGCAAACGTAAACCTGCTGAATACCAACTACAGCACCGTTACTGATGCTAAAGGCGCATTCCGTTTTAACAAGGTACCTGCAGGTACCTATACTTTGCATGTAAGCAGTATAGCCTTTGCGGCTGTGAACCAAACTATAACCATCGCTGATGGAAGGCAATTTACTAGCATACAACTTTCTGAAGCTAGCAACCGCCTGGATGAAGTGGTAGTCACCGCGCAAAAAAGCGAAGAATCGGCTCAGCAGGTGCCGTTTAGCATATCTACCTTATCCGCCAAGCAGGTTCAGGATTATCGTGTTTGGAATTTGAAGGACATAACAGCTATAGTGCCAAACTTGTACTCTTCAAATCCCGGCGATAACCGCAACGTTACCAGCATCAGGGGTGTAGCTACAACCTCCTATGATCCCGCCGTGGCTACTTATATTGACGGGGTTAACCAGTTTAGCCTGGATACCTACATTCCGCAGCTGTTTGATGTAGAACGTGTGGAGGTCTTACGCGGTCCGCAGGGAACGCTCTACGGCCGTAATGCAATGGGCGGCGTTATCAATGTTATTACTAAACAGCCAACTAACGAAACTACCGGCTTTGCCGAGCTTAACTACGGTAGCTACGATCAAAAGCGCATTAGCCTGGGTATGCGTACGCCACTTGTAAAAGATAAACTGTACCTGGGTGTAGCAGGCCTGTATACCGGCTTTGACGGCTTTTACAATAACCTGTACAACAATACCAAACTGGACAAGCAGCACACTTTTATGGGTAATTATTACCTGAAGTACCTGGCCACGCAAAACTTCTCATTAACGCTTAACGTGAAAAATTACGCTAACCGTAACAATGGACCATTTGCACTCGCCCCGTCTCCTGCCGATGCCTTAGCCACGCCGTTCCAGGTGAGCCAGAACGCAACCACTAAAATGGTTGACAACATCCTGAATGCATCATTAACTGCAAACTACGCCGGAAAAGGGTTTATCTTTACATCAAGCAGCGCTTACCAGAAAAACTACCGTTATTATACCGTTCCAATTGACGGCGACTTCTCTCCTGTTGATGCAGTCACTATCAACAACAATTACGGCCCCCAATTTAATAAGGTAGAAGTTGGCACGCAGGAGTTCAGGTTTACCTCGCCTGCATCCGCCTCGAAAATTAGATGGACCACAGGGCTATATGGTTTTTACCGATATGCGCCAACTAAGTCGGCGACTGGTTTTGGCGGGGATGCAGCTGTTAATACCAATATTGAACGCAATTATGGTTGGGCTGCTTACGCGCAGGCTACCTTTGTTATTGATCCAAAATGGGACGTTACTGCCGGCATCCGTTATGATTTCGAGCACAAAAAAGGCCGTGTTGCAGGCCTATATATACCAGGTGGTTCAGATCCAATCGTATCGCAGAACGACAGCTCGGCAACGGCTCACTTTAACGCGTTTTCGCCAAAGGTAAGCCTGGCTTATCATGCATCTGAAGCCAATAATCTGTATGCAACTTACAGCAGGGGTTTCCGCGCAGGTGGCTTGAGTCAGTTAGGGGCAGATCCTACACAGCCACCATTGTATGCCTTCAAACCCGAGTACAGTAACAACTTTGAAGTAGGTTCTAAGAATTCATTGCTGAACAACAAATTGAGGGTTAATGTATCTTTGTTCTATATTGGCATCAACAATGCGCAGGTGCCTACACTGATACTTCCTCAAGGCCTTACCGTTACCCGAAATGCAGGTAAACTGCATAGCAAAGGTGCCGAAGCTGAAGTAGCCGCAACCGTATTAAAGGGCTTGGATCTTTCCTATAACTTCGGCTACACTCACGCCCGTTATACCAACCTGCAGGTACCTAGTAATGGTGCGGTAGTGAACCTGAATGGCAACCACCAGGTTTACACGCCTGATATTACGAGCATGCTGGCAGCGCAATATGCTTATCCATTGGATAACAAGCAAACAAAACTCATCCTGCGCGGTGAATGGCGCTACCTGGGCGATCAGTACTTTGATTTGGCTAATCAGATAAAACAGGATGGCTATAGCACTTTCAATGCACGTTTTGGCGTAAGTACAAAGCGTTTTGACCTGTTTGTTTGGGGAAGCAACTTAAGCAACAAACACTATATTGATTATGCTTACGATTTCGGTGCGGCGCACCTGGGTAACCCAAGGGTATATGGTGCTACATTATCTACCAGGTTTTAA
- a CDS encoding TetR/AcrR family transcriptional regulator — protein sequence MGSKDRILRLKEETRCNILTAALRIVKEEGWQALSMRKIADLIEYTAPIIYEYFANKEAILLELTRMGYLKLARELQEAKDKHTSPAKQLEDMWLAYWNYAFANKELYQVMFGITTTCSCEMVNKLEEASLPWDLISSSIGELMKIDDLDSDIICTKYYTFWSVVHGLVSINLLNRDSGDDINKQVLRDAITGIIRSITP from the coding sequence ATGGGAAGTAAAGACAGGATATTACGTTTAAAAGAAGAGACCAGGTGTAACATCCTGACTGCTGCTTTACGTATTGTGAAGGAGGAAGGCTGGCAGGCACTCAGCATGCGTAAGATAGCTGATTTGATTGAATACACCGCACCTATTATTTACGAGTACTTTGCTAATAAAGAAGCTATACTGTTAGAATTAACCCGAATGGGTTATCTGAAACTGGCTCGTGAATTACAGGAGGCTAAAGATAAGCACACCTCTCCGGCTAAACAGCTGGAAGATATGTGGCTTGCCTATTGGAACTATGCTTTCGCTAATAAAGAGTTGTACCAGGTAATGTTTGGCATTACTACTACCTGTAGTTGCGAAATGGTGAACAAGCTTGAAGAAGCCTCTTTACCGTGGGATTTGATAAGCAGTTCTATAGGTGAACTGATGAAGATTGATGATCTCGACTCCGACATCATCTGTACTAAGTATTACACCTTTTGGTCGGTGGTGCATGGGTTGGTTTCTATTAACCTACTAAACCGCGACTCAGGTGACGACATAAACAAACAAGTACTTCGCGATGCGATAACCGGAATTATCCGGTCTATCACTCCGTAA
- a CDS encoding putative quinol monooxygenase has translation MIKTGLLVKLVAKPGHEYDLAQFLKSAQPLAEDEPETINWYAYRVSESVFGIFDTFPGDEGRQAHLAGKIAAALMAKAPELLALEPLIEHVEILASK, from the coding sequence ATGATAAAAACCGGATTACTAGTAAAGCTCGTGGCCAAGCCCGGTCACGAGTACGATTTGGCGCAATTTTTAAAAAGTGCCCAGCCTCTTGCCGAAGATGAACCCGAAACCATTAACTGGTATGCTTATCGCGTTAGTGAAAGTGTATTTGGCATATTTGATACCTTCCCGGGCGACGAAGGCCGGCAGGCCCATCTGGCAGGTAAAATTGCCGCGGCCTTAATGGCCAAAGCTCCAGAACTGCTGGCGCTGGAACCCTTGATAGAACATGTTGAGATACTGGCAAGTAAGTAA